In Treponema vincentii, a single window of DNA contains:
- a CDS encoding potassium transporter TrkG: MAFETVSAFATVGLSTGITAQFSVAGKLILVFLMFIGRVGPLTILTAAGKKRKAAIPSNIRTALFRSGNT, encoded by the coding sequence ATGGCGTTTGAAACGGTTTCCGCCTTTGCAACGGTTGGGCTCTCTACCGGCATAACGGCGCAGTTCAGTGTTGCCGGTAAACTGATATTGGTCTTCCTCATGTTTATCGGCAGGGTAGGGCCGCTTACCATTCTCACTGCTGCCGGAAAAAAAAGGAAGGCAGCGATACCGTCGAATATCCGTACGGCGCTATTTCGATCGGGTAACACTTGA
- a CDS encoding potassium transporter TrkG, translating to MNTIVIKLRTNLSGVAFILSLAVLFLQQFYASLAATIVIHAIDAIILLLIIAETFLPMRHEKYFQQYVQKHVALCLSTLLFCAVFIFFKIKIGFIPTSPELILMFALIKNIFLFGKIIKNTADSAGGTERIMLNPAGTLLISFFMVIITGAFLLMLPAATPDAGHLDFLTALFTATSAVCVTGLSIIDVATELTTVGKVILVLLIQIGGLGIMVFSFFGMLAFRRKLSIAEKLTVSYMVSEDDMSGLFKALRVIVGSTFLVEAVSAGFLFLGFSRTMGASAKTLGFAAFHAVSAFCNAGFALFSNNLESFIGDPIISLTISFTIILGGIGFAVMYDTARKIKTETCNAFKKKKTTFFLPLNTQIVLIMTAGILFISFAAFYLLEHTHAMKDFSLREQYLGAFFQAVTLRTAGFSTVSFASLTNATLLMMIFVMFAGGASGSTAGGIKLNTVAVVFAFFRSFLKNDRTVVIKKMSIPDEQVKKAFLILGFGLTIVSAAIFVLTVTESLPFFTHGV from the coding sequence ATGAATACCATAGTAATCAAACTCCGTACAAATCTTTCGGGCGTTGCCTTTATACTCAGTTTGGCAGTGCTGTTTTTGCAGCAGTTTTATGCTTCTCTTGCCGCTACTATTGTTATTCATGCGATAGATGCAATCATTTTGCTTCTTATTATTGCGGAAACGTTTTTACCGATGCGGCATGAAAAGTATTTTCAGCAGTATGTTCAAAAACATGTTGCGCTGTGTTTAAGTACGCTTCTCTTTTGTGCAGTTTTTATCTTTTTTAAAATAAAAATCGGTTTTATTCCTACGTCGCCGGAATTGATTCTTATGTTTGCGCTGATCAAGAACATTTTTCTATTTGGGAAAATCATCAAGAATACGGCGGACAGTGCGGGCGGCACGGAGCGGATAATGTTGAACCCTGCAGGAACTTTGCTTATTTCATTCTTCATGGTGATTATTACCGGTGCCTTTTTGTTGATGCTTCCGGCAGCTACTCCCGACGCAGGTCATCTTGACTTTTTGACTGCACTATTTACTGCAACTTCTGCAGTCTGTGTTACCGGCTTGAGTATTATCGATGTCGCGACAGAATTGACAACAGTCGGAAAAGTAATCCTCGTTTTGCTTATTCAGATCGGCGGACTTGGTATTATGGTGTTCTCGTTTTTCGGTATGCTCGCGTTTCGGCGCAAGCTGTCTATTGCGGAAAAGCTGACCGTTTCGTATATGGTGAGCGAAGATGATATGTCGGGATTGTTTAAAGCGCTCCGCGTCATTGTTGGGTCTACCTTTTTAGTTGAAGCTGTCAGTGCCGGTTTTTTATTTCTCGGGTTTTCACGCACCATGGGAGCATCCGCCAAGACACTTGGTTTTGCGGCTTTTCATGCGGTCTCCGCTTTTTGTAACGCAGGTTTTGCGCTCTTTTCCAATAATCTCGAATCCTTTATCGGCGATCCTATTATCAGTTTAACGATTAGCTTTACGATTATCCTTGGAGGTATCGGTTTTGCGGTTATGTACGATACGGCGCGTAAAATAAAAACCGAAACGTGTAATGCGTTCAAAAAGAAAAAGACAACGTTTTTCCTTCCGTTGAATACGCAGATCGTGCTTATAATGACTGCGGGCATTCTTTTTATCTCGTTTGCGGCGTTTTATCTGCTGGAGCATACTCATGCGATGAAGGATTTTTCACTTCGAGAACAATACCTCGGCGCTTTCTTTCAGGCGGTTACCCTGCGGACGGCGGGTTTCTCAACGGTGTCCTTTGCTTCCCTGACGAATGCGACGCTGCTTATGATGATTTTTGTAATGTTCGCAGGCGGCGCATCGGGCAGTACGGCCGGCGGTATTAAGCTGAACACTGTTGCGGTGGTCTTCGCGTTTTTCCGTTCGTTTCTAAAAAACGACCGGACGGTCGTTATCAAAAAAATGTCGATACCCGATGAGCAGGTAAAAAAAGCTTTTCTTATTCTCGGTTTCGGTTTGACGATTGTGTCCGCTGCCATATTTGTATTGACGGTAACCGAATCGCTGCCGTTTTTTACCCATGGCGTTTGA
- a CDS encoding Lon protease family protein, producing MNTSSTSNIPQQASAQELPLSEIQFNIPESKIAALKTQAPHKPIVGQLRAVSALELGLSIRDDGYNIFIMGAPGTGRRTVLSSLLKDYKPNTAALQDIAYAHNYRHPAEPIALFFPAGEGKKFQHSLKNAVEALYKQALQIEKSENFLSAQKKIMSAVDSDENSLLANFEVTMLSRGFKLLQLKDDSNQSVDLIPLIKGKEVPFGELQLLVARKKFSEQALNDLRETYYRSLDELADLFALLRKNRTEAEEKLKQLYIDLLKPIVAAELEQPCALLNGYPAETDIQKKHNEKIASFLKKTETDLIARAVMYAAPFKSPRHKKAFFGRYAINLICENTDDKSYVIDENQPNFSNLFGTIEGHGDEEDGLLNGHLRLRGGAVHRALGGFLVLRLKDLLEEEDSWVYLKRVLQSGRIAVQAPPAGTHTPSLLKPEPIPAQLKVIIIGGEYSYEILYQEDPDFYKLFKVCAEFDSVMPLTDENLAAVLALIETFVKDRHSLPFSDSGYAKLLAYAVELSESRHLISAQFTKIADFVAEANYTAKQQSCELITDEIITKTIERRHYLAALPEEKFAEMVQLKEILIDTSGTAVGKINGLAVEERGFHTFGIPVSVTAQASPGTAGIINIEREAGLSGEIYDKAHLIISSILRQKYAPDFPLSISAAICFEQSYGMIDGDSASCAELFTLLSAIGGIPLRQDIAVTGSLNQLGMVQPVGGISEKITGFFDTCAILGLTGTQGVMIPQGNKNNLFLPERVINAIAEKRFKIWAVSNIDEGIELLSGMNTADVTVRVSAALRDFAEKVKAFRK from the coding sequence TTGAATACATCATCAACGTCAAACATCCCGCAGCAGGCTTCGGCACAGGAGCTTCCGCTTTCAGAAATTCAATTCAATATACCGGAATCGAAAATCGCCGCATTAAAAACACAGGCGCCGCATAAGCCGATTGTCGGGCAGCTCCGCGCGGTGTCCGCATTGGAACTCGGCTTAAGTATTCGGGACGACGGCTACAACATTTTTATTATGGGAGCGCCGGGAACAGGCCGCCGGACGGTTCTCTCTTCGCTGCTCAAGGACTATAAACCAAATACCGCCGCCTTGCAAGATATTGCGTATGCGCATAACTACCGGCATCCGGCGGAACCGATCGCGCTATTTTTTCCGGCGGGGGAGGGCAAGAAGTTTCAGCACAGTCTCAAGAATGCGGTTGAAGCTCTCTATAAACAGGCGCTGCAGATTGAAAAGTCGGAGAATTTTTTGTCTGCTCAAAAGAAGATTATGTCGGCGGTCGACAGCGACGAAAATTCCCTGCTTGCAAATTTTGAAGTAACGATGCTATCACGGGGATTTAAGCTCTTGCAGCTGAAAGACGATTCCAATCAATCCGTCGATTTGATTCCGCTCATTAAAGGAAAAGAGGTTCCGTTCGGGGAGCTGCAGCTGCTGGTTGCGCGGAAGAAGTTTTCCGAACAAGCGCTCAACGATTTGCGTGAAACATATTACCGCTCGCTCGATGAGCTGGCCGATCTTTTTGCCCTGCTGCGGAAAAACCGAACGGAGGCTGAAGAAAAGCTCAAGCAGCTGTACATCGATTTACTCAAACCGATTGTCGCGGCGGAGCTTGAGCAGCCTTGTGCGCTGTTGAACGGCTATCCTGCAGAAACCGATATACAGAAAAAACACAACGAGAAGATTGCGTCTTTTTTAAAAAAGACCGAGACGGATTTGATTGCCCGTGCCGTGATGTATGCAGCGCCGTTTAAGTCTCCGCGACACAAGAAGGCTTTTTTCGGGCGGTATGCAATCAATCTGATTTGCGAAAATACGGATGATAAATCCTACGTTATCGATGAAAATCAGCCGAATTTTTCCAATCTCTTCGGGACAATCGAGGGGCACGGTGATGAAGAAGACGGACTGCTGAACGGCCATTTACGGCTGCGCGGCGGAGCGGTACACCGTGCCTTAGGCGGCTTTTTGGTGCTGCGGCTGAAAGACCTTTTGGAAGAAGAAGATTCGTGGGTGTATTTAAAGCGGGTGCTGCAGTCGGGACGTATCGCCGTGCAAGCGCCGCCTGCCGGTACGCATACGCCTTCTCTTTTAAAGCCCGAACCGATTCCTGCACAACTGAAGGTTATCATCATCGGCGGCGAATATTCCTATGAGATTCTCTATCAGGAGGATCCCGACTTTTATAAACTGTTCAAGGTGTGCGCAGAATTTGATTCGGTGATGCCGCTGACTGATGAAAACTTGGCCGCCGTTTTGGCGCTCATCGAAACCTTTGTAAAAGACCGGCATTCGCTGCCGTTCAGCGATTCGGGGTATGCGAAGTTGCTTGCCTATGCGGTTGAACTTTCGGAGAGCCGGCATTTGATTTCCGCTCAGTTTACGAAGATTGCGGATTTTGTTGCGGAGGCGAATTATACGGCGAAGCAACAATCGTGCGAGCTTATCACCGATGAGATCATTACCAAAACAATCGAGCGGCGGCATTACCTTGCGGCCTTACCCGAAGAAAAATTCGCCGAGATGGTGCAGCTCAAAGAAATTTTAATCGACACCTCCGGTACCGCAGTGGGAAAAATCAACGGGCTTGCCGTAGAGGAGCGCGGCTTCCATACCTTCGGCATACCGGTGAGCGTTACCGCACAAGCCTCTCCGGGTACTGCCGGTATTATCAACATCGAGCGGGAGGCGGGGCTTTCCGGTGAAATTTACGATAAGGCGCACCTCATCATCAGCTCGATTCTCCGGCAAAAATACGCGCCTGATTTTCCGCTGTCGATTTCCGCTGCAATCTGCTTTGAACAATCGTACGGTATGATCGACGGAGACTCCGCTTCCTGCGCCGAGCTTTTCACGCTGCTTTCCGCAATCGGGGGCATCCCGCTTAGGCAGGACATTGCGGTAACCGGTAGTTTGAATCAGCTTGGTATGGTGCAGCCGGTGGGCGGTATTTCGGAAAAGATAACCGGCTTTTTCGATACCTGCGCGATTCTCGGGCTTACCGGCACGCAAGGGGTGATGATTCCTCAGGGCAATAAAAATAATCTCTTTTTGCCGGAGCGCGTCATCAATGCAATTGCCGAAAAGCGGTTTAAGATATGGGCGGTCAGCAATATCGATGAAGGTATCGAGCTCTTGAGCGGTATGAATACGGCGGATGTTACCGTACGCGTTTCTGCCGCACTTCGAGACTTTGCGGAAAAAGTGAAAGCATTTAGGAAGTAG
- a CDS encoding GNAT family N-acetyltransferase — translation MHYCFELLTPETIYDAAAFVRQHEYRCIDLAEQLRLCLYPDYAPRYKKAAAVYACPQRQTCPQPQKICCGVLLFSTYGLLFHCIDTDIPEETVLDFGRFFLSEDFPYKELHAVAGIREHTLLFERVMSEAAHIRLDAAVDYYLMRCAKPCTDTFFQTAESKLNTTLNAALSIERATENDLIELFPLQLDYENTEVAYEGRPINPAVCKLSLCARLTTEYIYKVSADGHIVAKAGTNAQGFHWFQIGGVYTLPAYRNKGLAAAAVAHLINTHSAEAHGFALFVKTANTAALRVYKKLGFEQCGLLRMSYWKARQDPFYSPENSAVLDKRIADIRTGKNVSGHELIGE, via the coding sequence ATGCACTACTGTTTTGAACTGCTGACCCCGGAGACTATCTATGACGCGGCTGCATTCGTGCGACAGCACGAATACCGTTGCATCGATCTTGCAGAGCAGCTGCGGCTTTGCTTGTACCCCGACTATGCTCCGCGGTATAAAAAGGCAGCGGCTGTCTATGCCTGCCCGCAACGGCAAACTTGTCCGCAACCGCAAAAAATCTGCTGCGGGGTCTTACTGTTCAGCACGTATGGGCTTTTATTCCACTGTATCGACACTGACATTCCAGAAGAAACGGTCTTAGATTTCGGCAGATTTTTTTTAAGTGAGGACTTTCCTTACAAGGAACTCCACGCCGTTGCGGGCATCCGCGAACACACGCTTCTCTTTGAGCGGGTTATGTCCGAAGCGGCACATATCCGGCTCGACGCCGCCGTAGATTACTACCTGATGCGGTGCGCCAAACCTTGTACGGATACATTCTTTCAAACAGCGGAGTCAAAACTGAATACCACGCTGAATGCCGCGCTGTCCATTGAACGCGCAACGGAGAATGATCTTATAGAGCTCTTCCCGCTCCAGCTTGATTATGAAAATACCGAGGTTGCCTACGAAGGCCGCCCGATAAACCCTGCCGTCTGCAAACTGTCGCTGTGTGCCCGCCTTACAACCGAATACATCTACAAGGTCTCGGCAGACGGACACATCGTCGCAAAGGCCGGAACCAATGCGCAGGGCTTTCACTGGTTCCAAATCGGCGGCGTCTACACCCTGCCCGCATACCGGAACAAAGGATTAGCTGCAGCCGCCGTTGCGCATCTCATCAATACCCACAGCGCAGAAGCGCACGGCTTCGCACTCTTCGTAAAAACCGCCAACACAGCCGCCCTCCGCGTATACAAAAAACTCGGCTTTGAGCAGTGCGGGCTGCTTAGAATGAGTTACTGGAAAGCGAGGCAAGATCCATTCTATTCTCCTGAAAACAGCGCAGTACTTGATAAGAGAATCGCAGATATAAGAACAGGAAAGAATGTCTCCGGACATGAGCTTATCGGGGAGTGA
- a CDS encoding DUF1302 family protein, with translation MKTIRTYTSVVAFCLLFFVLTLPCSAQEAAGVDEKAGTAHAADSSSGGQAEYQTTDNSTDDEFSDDAEDSSTKPVFTVSGKIGTLHGVRWNDAKKNLEYGASRSIARINGEVSAGSSYAVISAAAEYNYRNPARTGFRLNEAYYRYSGEIWDISVGRQVIVWGQADGFKLTDVLSARDSSEFIAFSGDDARLPSDSIRLRFFHDLFTFEAIAVPFFTPNKLPRFGFEDGAKNGLYYIDTPDTYKTAIGSIPVKYTKTESTKPKMFTDTEAAARFSFFLPGIDFSVSGFYGWDKNPRFVKSGYAKKGLFNPAGTHHPLLNPYVPKELHTNLNEEYYRIGMAGIDAAIPAGDVTIRLETAWVGGRYFEPKGMLSSLPIAQLMDKTSGADVPIPFNAPVKKHQLLMLAGIDWIKSSWTLSAQYFEDLILNHKDDIERPMHKGFVSLNVSKTFLRDTLKLSASGVVDINYGSTSSTYSVSYALTDNINFALGGDVYTKGYDGKGDFAALHKISAIWVKGTFTW, from the coding sequence ATGAAAACGATACGGACATACACATCGGTCGTCGCGTTTTGTTTACTGTTTTTTGTATTGACGCTTCCCTGTAGTGCGCAGGAGGCAGCAGGCGTAGACGAAAAGGCAGGAACAGCTCACGCAGCGGATTCATCCTCCGGTGGTCAAGCCGAATATCAAACAACTGATAATTCAACAGATGATGAATTTTCCGATGATGCGGAAGATAGCAGCACAAAACCGGTATTCACGGTAAGCGGTAAAATTGGGACGCTGCACGGAGTGCGCTGGAATGATGCTAAAAAAAATCTCGAATACGGGGCATCCCGTTCGATTGCCCGGATAAACGGTGAGGTCTCTGCCGGTTCTTCTTACGCAGTTATTTCCGCCGCAGCCGAGTACAATTACCGGAACCCTGCGCGCACGGGCTTCCGCCTGAACGAAGCGTATTACCGCTATTCGGGTGAGATATGGGATATCAGTGTCGGGCGGCAGGTTATTGTGTGGGGGCAGGCTGACGGGTTTAAGCTTACGGATGTGTTAAGTGCGCGGGACAGCTCGGAGTTTATCGCCTTTAGCGGCGATGATGCGCGGCTTCCGTCGGACAGTATCCGTCTGCGTTTTTTTCACGATCTGTTTACGTTTGAAGCGATTGCCGTACCGTTTTTTACCCCGAATAAGCTGCCGCGCTTCGGCTTTGAAGACGGTGCAAAGAACGGTCTCTACTATATCGACACGCCGGATACCTATAAGACGGCGATTGGTTCTATTCCTGTTAAGTACACAAAGACGGAAAGCACAAAACCAAAGATGTTTACCGACACGGAAGCGGCCGCCCGTTTTTCGTTCTTTTTACCCGGCATCGATTTTTCCGTTTCCGGCTTCTACGGCTGGGATAAAAATCCACGCTTTGTAAAAAGCGGGTATGCAAAAAAGGGTTTGTTTAATCCAGCCGGTACACATCATCCACTTTTAAATCCATACGTACCGAAAGAACTGCACACCAATTTAAATGAAGAGTATTATCGTATCGGAATGGCGGGTATTGATGCGGCGATTCCTGCAGGCGATGTAACAATCCGGTTGGAAACGGCGTGGGTAGGCGGACGATATTTTGAACCGAAAGGGATGCTGTCATCTTTGCCGATTGCACAACTTATGGACAAAACTTCCGGTGCTGATGTTCCGATACCCTTTAATGCTCCGGTTAAAAAACACCAGCTGCTGATGCTTGCCGGTATTGACTGGATTAAAAGCTCGTGGACGCTGAGCGCTCAGTATTTTGAAGACCTTATTCTCAATCATAAAGACGATATAGAGCGTCCGATGCACAAGGGCTTTGTCAGCCTCAATGTAAGTAAAACATTTTTACGCGATACGCTGAAACTTTCGGCAAGCGGCGTTGTCGATATAAACTACGGCAGCACATCCAGCACCTATTCGGTTAGCTATGCCCTCACCGATAATATCAATTTTGCACTCGGCGGGGATGTGTACACCAAAGGCTATGACGGTAAGGGCGATTTTGCAGCCTTACACAAGATAAGCGCTATATGGGTAAAAGGGACGTTTACGTGGTAG
- a CDS encoding outer membrane lipoprotein-sorting protein: MKIIKHVIALIVFAAMAVSLVFAQELTGKEIMQKVDKREKAATDSFTMRMTLINSGGKKRVRQVTAYSKDYGSEKKTVMMFTLPADVKGVGYLSFSYDDAAKSDDRWLYMPALKKAKRISGSSSQDYFMGTDFTYDDISGHKIDDYTYTLLAEETVDGKNCWKIESVPVKKSMYSKYISWIDKESLVQVKAEFYDEQGSLLKVLTVSGIGKKDGFWTAGKMEMNNLQKKHTTVIETLKHEFNKNISDSYFRVNSLEEGKIK; the protein is encoded by the coding sequence ATGAAAATTATAAAACACGTAATTGCGCTGATTGTGTTTGCAGCGATGGCCGTAAGCCTTGTCTTTGCACAAGAGCTGACGGGGAAAGAGATTATGCAAAAGGTTGATAAGCGCGAAAAAGCTGCAACCGATTCATTTACGATGCGGATGACGCTGATCAATTCCGGCGGTAAAAAGCGGGTGCGCCAAGTTACGGCATATTCGAAGGATTACGGCAGCGAGAAAAAAACGGTGATGATGTTTACGCTGCCCGCTGATGTAAAGGGCGTCGGCTATCTTTCTTTCTCGTATGATGATGCGGCAAAAAGCGATGACCGCTGGCTCTATATGCCTGCGCTTAAAAAGGCGAAGCGTATTTCCGGTTCTTCAAGTCAGGACTATTTTATGGGTACCGATTTTACCTACGATGATATAAGCGGGCACAAGATCGATGACTACACGTACACACTGCTTGCGGAAGAAACGGTGGACGGGAAAAACTGCTGGAAGATTGAATCGGTTCCGGTAAAAAAATCGATGTATTCAAAATATATTTCGTGGATTGATAAGGAATCGCTGGTGCAGGTAAAGGCGGAATTTTACGATGAGCAAGGTTCGCTGTTGAAAGTGCTTACGGTAAGCGGCATCGGGAAAAAAGACGGCTTTTGGACTGCGGGCAAAATGGAGATGAACAACCTGCAAAAAAAACACACAACCGTTATCGAAACGCTCAAGCACGAGTTCAATAAAAACATTTCGGACTCGTATTTTAGGGTGAATTCTCTGGAGGAAGGGAAGATTAAGTAA
- a CDS encoding efflux RND transporter permease subunit, whose protein sequence is MKLEGMHLFFKKIAEFQLKYRWLCLALLAAVTVAGLIGVKSFKVGSADEDEFLTVKESTKKNDARFKELFGSNDSIVLLFESDDVFKPEVLQAIKDIGTDLLEKVPYADSITSITDTDITVGTDEGIEITNPFRDGIPSDPADLQKAKDFILSRKSIVNKLVTQDATETWLVLSLKATPPEEVWSKTSTKAPMYVIGEAAIDIVTDPKYHSAAYTIKPAGLPYTETEEKVVMGHETTKSVGLSFLCMIILLIIFTRSLRGTIVPLFATFFGITTVLGFMGFLHISGKSEMMSVPIVLAMALSVGYSIHLVNSFKTSFYELGKRKEAVIASIENTGWPLFFTVVTTVVSVLSFLTTDLKPMRWMGAASAAMVFAVYVYVSVLIPILMSFGKDIEAGKDSANTHNAKAARAQKLDARFERFGRTVIKRRKAIITAFTLITAACIPALFKIDVNMDNFKFMGLRIPYIRRIYEITQSQLGSYFSYNIMLTFDEDDAVKNPDVLKKLDKLSTLIGTFRLTKMNNGVPKIFSILDIVKEMNQTMHSDDPAFYTIPDDEDLLAQLLFLYEISGGQTSRWVDEEFRTLRMSIDVASYDANELAANLKTIEQTCAELFPQADCHLIGAAVQFAELNNKIVFGELYSFFTSLVAIAILMMLVFGSVKMGLIGLIPNIFPVLVIGAIMGYLGISLDLMTMAIMPMILGIAVDDTIHFTNHAKYLFGKEKSYDRAIFGTFYSIGKTLAMTTIILSATFLVYLTCNIAAILRLGVLAAVGLMSALAADYLMTPVLIYISKPFGKEEK, encoded by the coding sequence ATGAAACTTGAAGGGATGCATCTATTCTTTAAGAAGATCGCAGAGTTTCAATTAAAATACCGCTGGCTTTGTTTAGCTCTGCTTGCAGCAGTAACGGTTGCGGGGCTTATAGGCGTAAAAAGCTTTAAGGTAGGCTCGGCGGATGAAGACGAGTTTTTAACCGTAAAAGAAAGCACAAAAAAGAATGATGCACGGTTTAAGGAGCTGTTCGGCAGTAACGATTCGATTGTGCTGCTCTTTGAATCAGATGATGTATTTAAGCCGGAGGTGCTCCAAGCGATTAAAGATATCGGCACCGATCTTTTGGAAAAAGTACCGTATGCGGATTCCATTACTTCGATTACCGATACGGATATTACCGTTGGTACGGACGAAGGCATAGAAATTACCAATCCGTTTCGAGACGGTATTCCTTCCGATCCTGCTGATCTACAAAAAGCGAAGGATTTTATTCTTTCACGTAAGTCGATTGTTAATAAGCTCGTAACACAGGATGCGACGGAAACATGGCTGGTACTGTCGCTCAAGGCGACGCCACCTGAAGAGGTGTGGAGTAAAACTTCGACAAAGGCTCCGATGTACGTTATCGGAGAAGCTGCAATCGATATTGTAACCGACCCTAAATATCACAGCGCTGCGTACACAATAAAACCTGCGGGGCTCCCCTATACCGAAACGGAAGAAAAAGTCGTGATGGGACACGAGACCACAAAAAGCGTGGGCTTGAGTTTTCTCTGTATGATTATCTTGCTCATCATATTTACCCGCTCGCTGCGCGGAACGATCGTACCGCTATTCGCAACCTTCTTCGGTATTACTACGGTGCTCGGCTTTATGGGCTTTTTGCATATTTCGGGAAAGTCGGAGATGATGTCGGTGCCGATTGTGCTTGCGATGGCGCTTTCGGTCGGTTACTCGATTCACCTCGTCAATTCATTTAAAACAAGCTTTTATGAACTCGGCAAACGAAAAGAGGCTGTTATCGCTTCGATTGAAAATACCGGTTGGCCGCTCTTTTTTACTGTCGTTACTACCGTTGTTTCGGTGCTGTCGTTTTTAACGACTGACCTTAAGCCGATGCGCTGGATGGGGGCAGCAAGCGCCGCGATGGTATTTGCCGTGTATGTCTATGTCAGCGTTCTCATTCCCATTCTGATGAGCTTCGGAAAAGATATTGAGGCCGGTAAAGATTCGGCAAATACCCACAATGCAAAAGCTGCACGTGCCCAAAAATTGGATGCACGGTTTGAACGCTTCGGGCGTACTGTTATCAAAAGACGCAAAGCAATCATCACTGCATTTACGCTCATCACTGCAGCTTGTATTCCGGCGTTGTTCAAAATCGATGTCAACATGGACAATTTTAAATTTATGGGTTTGCGCATTCCGTATATCAGGCGCATCTATGAAATTACGCAGTCGCAGCTCGGTTCCTATTTTAGTTACAATATTATGCTCACCTTTGATGAAGATGATGCAGTCAAAAATCCCGATGTGCTTAAAAAACTCGATAAACTGAGCACACTCATCGGGACGTTCAGATTAACAAAAATGAATAACGGTGTGCCGAAGATATTCTCGATTTTGGATATTGTCAAAGAGATGAATCAAACGATGCACTCCGACGATCCTGCGTTTTACACAATCCCCGATGACGAAGACTTGCTTGCGCAGCTCTTGTTCTTGTACGAAATTTCAGGCGGGCAAACATCGCGTTGGGTTGACGAAGAGTTCCGTACGCTTCGTATGTCGATTGATGTTGCCTCGTATGATGCGAACGAGCTTGCGGCAAATCTGAAAACTATCGAACAAACATGTGCGGAACTGTTTCCGCAGGCGGACTGTCATCTAATCGGAGCTGCCGTGCAATTTGCGGAATTGAACAACAAAATCGTATTCGGCGAATTGTATTCTTTTTTTACTTCGCTTGTTGCGATTGCAATTTTGATGATGCTCGTATTCGGCAGTGTGAAAATGGGACTCATCGGGCTTATCCCAAATATCTTTCCCGTTCTTGTCATCGGTGCGATTATGGGCTATCTCGGTATTTCGCTCGACCTTATGACGATGGCGATTATGCCGATGATCCTCGGGATTGCCGTTGATGACACTATTCACTTCACCAACCACGCAAAGTATCTTTTTGGAAAAGAAAAATCGTATGACCGCGCTATTTTCGGGACGTTCTATTCCATCGGAAAAACGCTTGCAATGACCACGATCATTTTGTCTGCCACATTTTTAGTATATCTTACGTGTAATATTGCAGCAATTTTACGTCTCGGTGTATTGGCCGCTGTCGGTCTCATGTCCGCTCTCGCCGCCGACTATTTGATGACACCGGTACTGATTTACATAAGCAAACCGTTTGGGAAAGAGGAAAAATAA